A genomic segment from Diospyros lotus cultivar Yz01 chromosome 5, ASM1463336v1, whole genome shotgun sequence encodes:
- the LOC127801230 gene encoding flap endonuclease 1 isoform X1 — MGIKGLTKLLADNAPKSMKEQKFESYFGRKIAIDASMSIYQFLIVVGRTGTEMLTNEAGEVTSHLQGMFTRTIRLLEAGLKPVYVFDGKPPDLKKQELAKRYSKRADASEDLDEALETGNKEDIEKFSKRTVKVTKQHNEDCKKILRLMGVPIIEAPSEAEAQCAALCKSGKVYAVASEDMDSLTFGAPKFLRHLMDPSSKKVPVMEFDISKVLEELNLTMDQFIDLCILCGCDYCDSIRGIGGQTALKLIRQHGSIEKILENINKERYQIPEDWPYQEARRLFKEPLVFSDDGQLDIKWGAPDEEGLIKFLVNENGFNNDRITKAIEKIKAAKNKSTQGRRLESFFKPVVSTSAPIKRKDTTEKNEKEMSNKKSKVGSGRKKK, encoded by the exons ATGGGGATAAAG GGTTTAACGAAGCTGCTGGCTGACAATGCTCCCAAGTCTATGAAAGAGCAGAAATTTGAGAGCTATTTCGGCCGCAAAATCGCCATTGATGCCAGCATGAGCATCTATCAGTTCCTC ATTGTCGTGGGTCGGACCGGGACTGAAATGCTTACCAATGAGGCCGGTGAAGTTACGAG TCATTTGCAAGGAATGTTCACTCGGACGATTAGGCTTCTTGAAGCTGGATTAAAGCCAGT ATATGTATTTGATGGGAAGCCTCCAGATTTGAAAAAGCAAGAGCTTGCAAAACG TTACTCAAAAAGAGCAGATGCCTCTGAGGACTTGGACGAGGCCTTAGAG ACTGGCAACAAGGAGGATATTGAGAAATTCAGTAAACGAACTGTAAAG GTCACAAAGCAACACAACGAAGACTGTAAAAAAATTCTAAGGCTCATGGGAGTGCCCATCATTGAG GCTCCTTCTGAGGCCGAAGCACAATGTGCTGCACTTTGCAAATCTGGAAAG GTTTATGCAGTTGCCTCTGAAGACATGGATTCCCTAACTTTTGGAGCTCCTAAATTTCTTCGCCATTTAATGGATCCGAGCTCAAAAAAAGTCCCAGTGATGGAATTTGACATTTCAAAG GTTTTGGAGGAGCTGAATCTTACCATGGATCAATTCATTGACTTGTGCATTCTTTGTGGGTGTGATTATTGTGATAGCATTCGGG GTATTGGGGGCCAGACTGCTTTAAAGCTTATCCGGCAACATGGCTCTATAGAGAAGATATTGGAGAACATAAACAAAGAGAG GTATCAAATACCTGAGGACTGGCCATATCAAGAGGCTCGGCGCCTTTTCAAAGAACCACTAGTCTTCTCTGATGACGGGCAGCTTGACATTAAATGGGGTGCTCCAGATGAAGAA GGATTGATAAAATTCCTTGTCAATGAAAATGGGTTCAACAATGACAGAATTACAAAG GcgatagagaaaattaaagcagcCAAAAACAAGTCGACTCAGGGCCG CAGATTAGAATCATTCTTTAAACCAGTTGTTAGCACGTCAGCTCCCATTAAACGAAAG GACACGACtgagaagaatgagaaggaaATGAGTAACAAAAAGTCAAAGGTTGGCAGTGGTAGGAAGAAGAAGTAG
- the LOC127801230 gene encoding flap endonuclease 1 isoform X2, translating to MGIKGLTKLLADNAPKSMKEQKFESYFGRKIAIDASMSIYQFLIVVGRTGTEMLTNEAGEVTSHLQGMFTRTIRLLEAGLKPVYVFDGKPPDLKKQELAKRYSKRADASEDLDEALETGNKEDIEKFSKRTVKVTKQHNEDCKKILRLMGVPIIEAPSEAEAQCAALCKSGKVYAVASEDMDSLTFGAPKFLRHLMDPSSKKVPVMEFDISKVLEELNLTMDQFIDLCILCGCDYCDSIRGIGGQTALKLIRQHGSIEKILENINKERYQIPEDWPYQEARRLFKEPLVFSDDGQLDIKWGAPDEEGLIKFLVNENGFNNDRITKAIEKIKAAKNKSTQGRLESFFKPVVSTSAPIKRKDTTEKNEKEMSNKKSKVGSGRKKK from the exons ATGGGGATAAAG GGTTTAACGAAGCTGCTGGCTGACAATGCTCCCAAGTCTATGAAAGAGCAGAAATTTGAGAGCTATTTCGGCCGCAAAATCGCCATTGATGCCAGCATGAGCATCTATCAGTTCCTC ATTGTCGTGGGTCGGACCGGGACTGAAATGCTTACCAATGAGGCCGGTGAAGTTACGAG TCATTTGCAAGGAATGTTCACTCGGACGATTAGGCTTCTTGAAGCTGGATTAAAGCCAGT ATATGTATTTGATGGGAAGCCTCCAGATTTGAAAAAGCAAGAGCTTGCAAAACG TTACTCAAAAAGAGCAGATGCCTCTGAGGACTTGGACGAGGCCTTAGAG ACTGGCAACAAGGAGGATATTGAGAAATTCAGTAAACGAACTGTAAAG GTCACAAAGCAACACAACGAAGACTGTAAAAAAATTCTAAGGCTCATGGGAGTGCCCATCATTGAG GCTCCTTCTGAGGCCGAAGCACAATGTGCTGCACTTTGCAAATCTGGAAAG GTTTATGCAGTTGCCTCTGAAGACATGGATTCCCTAACTTTTGGAGCTCCTAAATTTCTTCGCCATTTAATGGATCCGAGCTCAAAAAAAGTCCCAGTGATGGAATTTGACATTTCAAAG GTTTTGGAGGAGCTGAATCTTACCATGGATCAATTCATTGACTTGTGCATTCTTTGTGGGTGTGATTATTGTGATAGCATTCGGG GTATTGGGGGCCAGACTGCTTTAAAGCTTATCCGGCAACATGGCTCTATAGAGAAGATATTGGAGAACATAAACAAAGAGAG GTATCAAATACCTGAGGACTGGCCATATCAAGAGGCTCGGCGCCTTTTCAAAGAACCACTAGTCTTCTCTGATGACGGGCAGCTTGACATTAAATGGGGTGCTCCAGATGAAGAA GGATTGATAAAATTCCTTGTCAATGAAAATGGGTTCAACAATGACAGAATTACAAAG GcgatagagaaaattaaagcagcCAAAAACAAGTCGACTCAGGGCCG ATTAGAATCATTCTTTAAACCAGTTGTTAGCACGTCAGCTCCCATTAAACGAAAG GACACGACtgagaagaatgagaaggaaATGAGTAACAAAAAGTCAAAGGTTGGCAGTGGTAGGAAGAAGAAGTAG